The Raphanus sativus cultivar WK10039 chromosome 6, ASM80110v3, whole genome shotgun sequence sequence GTATCTACCAGGAGTATGTACAAGTCAACAAGAGCATGACTCATCTCGTGTTCATCGGTGATGGTCCCGACAAAACCATCATCTCTGGCAGCAAGAATTACAAGGATGGTATCACTACCTACCGTACCGCCACTGTTggtaagatatatatattgaatactaaaaaaaataggtttaggCGTCCGTCTAATTAATAATCTcctacaatattttaaaatttggtttaggCAACACATGCTTAAGAGACAAATCGATCATAACTGAAACAATTTGTTTAAAATCTGATTCAAACAATTTAAATCGGTTTGAACTatcataaatttattaaaatcgatttaaaagtttgttatttcaatttaaattagTATAAATAGTTTTAGTCCACCAATTTGTctgatttcgtttttttttgtgtatctaaattttacaattcgtgaaaataattgtataactaaaactaaaaactaaaataatttatttaaatagtatataataaataaataaactgtCAACTACTAATCCCACCGTTGTGATTATACATAGGGTTTAGTTAACGCCTAATTGAACATTGATCTACTATAAAGCACCTAGCCTAACTTACAGTATAGCTATTTATTGAACAATGTGTATGTTTGATTATTTGTACTTAGAATTCATTTAATGTCAATGCTATTGCAGCCATCGTTGGAGACTACTTCATTGCCAAGAACATAGGGTTTGTAAACACGGCCGGTCCAATCAAACATCAAGCCGTTGCAGTAAGGGTTCAATCAGACGAATCGATATTTTTCAACTGTAGATTCGATGGTTACCAAGACACGCTCTACGCTCACTCACACCGTCAATTCTACAGAGACTGTACCATCTCAGGCACCATTGATTTCCTCTTTGGAGACGCGGCTGCTGTGTTCCAGAACTGCACTTTGTTGGTGAGGAAGCCACTGCCGAACCAGGCGTGCCCTATCACAGCTCATGGTCGCAAAGACGCGAGGGAATCAACCGGATTTGTGTTCCAAGGCTGCACTATTGCCGGCGAACCGGATTACTTGGCGGTCAAGGAAACTAGCAAAGCCTATTTAGGAAGGCCTTGGAAGGAGTATTCAAGAACTATTATCATGAACAGTTTTATTCCTGATTTCATTCAGCCGCAGGGATGGCAACCGTGGCTTGGAAACTTCGGTCTCGACACATTGTTCTACTCTGAGGTTCAGAACATAGGACCCGGAGCAGCTCTTGCAGGCAGGGTTACTTGGCCTGGGATCAAGATACTGAGCGACGAAGAGATTCTCAGTTTCACACCGGGTATGTACATCCAAGGTGATGTTTGGATTCCAGGGAAAGGTGTACCGTACACTCCTGGTCTCTTGGCTGCTGACCCGAACGCTGCAACCACCACCACCCCTAGCGGCTCAGATGCTCCAAAATTCTCTTCGTTCTCTGACACAAGTGGTGCTGGTTCGGTTTCTCCAGCAGCTGCACCGAAAGGCTCTAACAAAAGTGCTTCACCGAAAGGAGCCGTTACGATGGTTTTAAAAGACTAAAAGATTTGATTAAGATGCCATAtattgtgtttttctttcttattctaATTCAAGGAAATCTGGAAAACAAATAATTGATTAATGTTTAGCTTTGTAAACTCATGTTTCATATTGCAGTACATTACAAGATGTTTATAAATCAAGTACTAACCTAACCATTATGTAGAAATTAGTTCTCTAGTATATAATGTGCACGAgataattcaaataaattttatttttatcaaattatagtAACCCAAAAAGAGATTAAAATCTGCAAATCAAAATGTTTGTGTATCGTATAAACCAAGTAACACTAAGGTCATTTTTGGTTGTATCCATGGTGGTGCAGCACAACGTGCAATAATAACAAAGTTAATCAAGTCGAAACAATCTTAAAATATTGTCTGAAACAGGCAAACACAAAAAAACCACGATTCTATAACAAAGGTCGAGAAGCAAGTTAAAAAGACGATGATGACAATGGTCCTTAAACCTTGAATCCACGGCTCTTCCTCTTTCCTCTGGCCTTCTCGAACTTCCTTCCCTTGGACCGAACATATGGCTTGGAGTGACTGTGTGGCACACCAGGAGCAGGACCAAAGTGCTTAACAGCCTCACGTGAGTTCTTAGGTCCTCTAAGAAGAACCTACACACAAGAAGAAGCAAAGGTTCAATCATATGTTATCACAACGGAAGTTGAAAATGGAGGTAAAGCGGTTAGGTTGAGAGAAAAATTACAGTGTTCTGTCCCAAAGGAGCTCTGAGAGCAAGCTGGTCAAAGGTCAAGCATTCACCACCAGCTTTCTCGATGCGAGCTCTGGCTCTCTCAGTGAACCTCAAGGCAGTAACCTTGATGGCTGGGATCTCGTGTACCCTCAAATCATCAGTTATGGTTCCAACCAAGACAGAAATCTTGTCTTCCTATGGTATcacaacaaacataaatcacATTCGAAACTCATGGCCTAGGACTAGTTCCCAACATAAGAAGTACAAAGAGAGAGCAAGAGACAAGAAATGGTAGTACCTTGCCGGTCATGAATTCGACGAGCCtggaaagagaaagaggagctTTGTTGACTTTGCTCATGAAAAGCCTCTTCAAGATCACTGCATTGAACTTGCTCTGTGTCCTCCTCACCAGAAACCTGTAAAgctgcattttttttttcagtacgAAATGTCAACACCTCATTATATTCACAAACATTCACTCCGATAAGAACCTCTtcaataaaaagaaatagaCTAAAGATTGTTGTTAAAGTTTGGAACCTTGACGGTAAGCTTGAGGTAGACATCGTCGGACTTGGGAGCTGTCCTTTTGGTCTTCTTGCTCTTACCTCCTGCGATCAAATCAATTCCCTACAAAAAGAACACGACCGAGTTAACTCAAATGTCATAAAATCAAAagctaaaaaaacaaattcacatattattattattattattattactacaTTTGAAACAGAGAATCCATACACGACATTGACACTTTAGAACCAAACTCAGAAGCTACAAGAGAAGCATTTCAGAAACGGAGATTGAGAGATGGAGAAAAGTACCATCGTGCCGCCGCGGTCGAAGCTTCTGCCAAGAGAAGTGGTGAATTTTTCAGCTTTTATTTTGTAGGGTTTTATTATTTCCACTATGGGCCTGAAACTCTAAGCTCAATATAggttttaatttcttttagatatttttggaCTTAAATTTAGATGCCCAATAAACTAaacaatggttttttttttaatttcgttCAGACAGGGTGGAACATTGTATGGCGGTACACGTACATAGGCTTTATCTAATCTCTAACCATAAAACCGAACTTTTCAAAAGACGCGGTTACTCGCCCGACAATAgattatctaaaataaaatcattaatagTGGGTTAAATGTAATGAGAGTCCTCCACGGGGAAAATGGGTTTTTAATTCCTGAAGTATTTGTAATCAGCACATTTAATACTCAACTTCTACTTATGCAATTTTAATCTTCAAGTGAATGTTGACTGAGTAAAATTGAACATTAAAAAGTCAACTGTTATGTTCTTTTAACGGAAACGTTAGTTATTGTAGAAAAGAGATTTGGTTTGTATGGTCTTTGTTTTAATCTGTCGCCAATGAACATTGTGTCTTGTTCTTTTAACTTTGGCCATAACCTTAAAATCACACATGTACAAGTACTCATATGATTAGCAAAAACAAAGTTTGTAATAACATAACTAGATTTTTCTTCCTTGAAAATGCATATATTTTCTAGTTCAACATTTGAGTCCTGCAACAGTTGCAGTAtcacactctttaaaaaaaaaaatgtcataaTGATAGTTCTCAGATTTACATATGCATCTTTATATCAGATAATTCACAAACTTGCACCAATagcaaataaaaccaaaattttcacAGAATCAAAGCGAAAAGAATAGGCAATGTTAACAGCATCAATATCTTCTCCTCGAAGACAAACGCTTAAAAGAAGAACAACGAAGAATCAATAGCGCTTAATATTTTTATCCCCACATTGACTGACTTGGTCTCCTTGGAAATTTTTTTCCACTATCTTATGA is a genomic window containing:
- the LOC108805955 gene encoding probable pectinesterase/pectinesterase inhibitor 21; amino-acid sequence: MSYEYDDDSKKRRYAVILISSVLLISMIVAVTINLNKNEDNGDSQGKGELTASVKAVKEVCAPTDYKKTCEDTLITNGHNTTDPMELVKTAFSVTMKQITDAAEKSQTVMDLQKDPRTKMALDQCKELMDYALGELSNSFEELGKLEFHKLDEALINLRIWLSAAISHEETCLEGFQGTQGNAGETMKKALKTAIELTHNGLAIISEMSSFVGQMGIPELNSRRLLSQEVPSWVDERGRRLLQAAEGYSDAKADIVVAQDGSGQYTTINDAMKYVPKKKNTTFVVYIKAGIYQEYVQVNKSMTHLVFIGDGPDKTIISGSKNYKDGITTYRTATVAIVGDYFIAKNIGFVNTAGPIKHQAVAVRVQSDESIFFNCRFDGYQDTLYAHSHRQFYRDCTISGTIDFLFGDAAAVFQNCTLLVRKPLPNQACPITAHGRKDARESTGFVFQGCTIAGEPDYLAVKETSKAYLGRPWKEYSRTIIMNSFIPDFIQPQGWQPWLGNFGLDTLFYSEVQNIGPGAALAGRVTWPGIKILSDEEILSFTPGMYIQGDVWIPGKGVPYTPGLLAADPNAATTTTPSGSDAPKFSSFSDTSGAGSVSPAAAPKGSNKSASPKGAVTMVLKD
- the LOC108805959 gene encoding 60S ribosomal protein L18-2-like, translated to MGIDLIAGGKSKKTKRTAPKSDDVYLKLTVKLYRFLVRRTQSKFNAVILKRLFMSKVNKAPLSLSRLVEFMTGKEDKISVLVGTITDDLRVHEIPAIKVTALRFTERARARIEKAGGECLTFDQLALRAPLGQNTVLLRGPKNSREAVKHFGPAPGVPHSHSKPYVRSKGRKFEKARGKRKSRGFKV